In Deltaproteobacteria bacterium, a genomic segment contains:
- a CDS encoding NUDIX hydrolase, which translates to MSNCLFPGDESGRGLAGNWRDSMDSRLTRAACTDLQPVEDIYSNEWFTVRNRGGYFTVENRLPQVMILPIIGDSSVVMIRVRRPVLDDCPLELPAGGMLAGEAPEDGAARELAEETGIVISDKSRFIPMPPLSVSPNRNPNLIYVFRVHLSEKEYEKRLPHDEEVEGIVSLGIDDVKKKICSGEIYVTTPVAVISSYLFRG; encoded by the coding sequence GATGAGTCAGGCAGGGGACTTGCCGGTAATTGGAGAGACTCTATGGATTCAAGGTTGACGAGAGCAGCATGCACTGATCTTCAGCCTGTTGAAGATATATATTCGAATGAATGGTTTACCGTTCGAAATCGTGGCGGATATTTTACGGTAGAGAACAGATTGCCGCAAGTTATGATATTACCCATTATTGGGGATAGTAGTGTTGTTATGATAAGAGTAAGGCGCCCGGTGTTGGATGATTGCCCCCTTGAATTGCCTGCAGGCGGGATGCTTGCAGGAGAAGCACCTGAGGATGGTGCTGCGAGAGAGCTTGCAGAAGAGACGGGTATCGTTATATCTGATAAATCTCGCTTTATTCCCATGCCGCCGCTTTCTGTCTCTCCAAATCGAAATCCTAATTTGATTTATGTATTCAGGGTGCATCTCAGTGAAAAGGAATATGAGAAAAGGCTGCCACATGATGAAGAAGTTGAGGGAATTGTATCTCTTGGCATTGATGATGTGAAAAAGAAGATTTGTAGTGGTGAAATTTACGTAACGACACCTGTTGCGGTCATCAGTTCCTATCTTTTCAGGGGCTAA